Proteins from a genomic interval of Salinarchaeum sp. Harcht-Bsk1:
- a CDS encoding potassium channel family protein, which translates to MSLPAEFVLGLYIGLLTGIIPALVAGVLGFVFRYFTGVTLPGLGVVVLAVAVAGVNGGLLGLIDPTIQQSPRLLVALTVVMMLALYAHNQGDKLGASLPRRFSLRSLRRQTLSADVISVVGGIGQVTIRPVGEVDDVEGYPPLGAELRGEIASETWDLPADLPLAELEARLEDRLRTDYDLADVSVAIDERGRASIAAAPPMGGLSRRIPEGHRAVSIAALVPTGIARGDRVRLDAGDDRFDGRIVSARSDAAPRSPIGGDPAATDGGQPTAGSAPAAPTAPTTAGGEGRVTVALPRSRATKLLSYDRGRVVVRSRGTRREFELLSLFRRSGKRIAKVPIGAGSPLAATTIGEAAIRDAHGVAVLAVRSTRGDSSKKSWTFSPDGSTLLSAGDECFVVGSRDAIEQFRGDAA; encoded by the coding sequence ATGAGTCTCCCCGCGGAGTTCGTTCTCGGCCTCTACATCGGCCTGCTGACGGGGATCATTCCCGCACTCGTTGCCGGAGTCCTCGGCTTCGTCTTCCGGTACTTTACCGGGGTGACCCTCCCCGGCCTGGGGGTCGTCGTCCTCGCGGTCGCGGTGGCTGGCGTCAACGGCGGCCTGCTCGGGCTGATCGATCCGACGATCCAGCAATCCCCGCGACTTCTCGTCGCGTTGACCGTCGTGATGATGCTCGCGCTCTACGCGCACAACCAGGGCGACAAACTCGGTGCGAGCCTCCCACGGCGATTCTCGCTGCGGAGTCTCCGCCGGCAGACGCTTTCCGCGGACGTGATCAGCGTCGTTGGCGGGATCGGACAGGTGACGATCAGGCCCGTCGGCGAGGTCGACGACGTCGAGGGGTACCCGCCGCTCGGCGCGGAACTCCGGGGCGAAATTGCGAGCGAGACCTGGGACCTTCCCGCGGACCTCCCGCTCGCCGAACTCGAGGCGAGGCTGGAGGATCGCCTCCGGACGGACTACGACCTCGCGGACGTCAGCGTCGCGATCGACGAGCGAGGCAGGGCGTCGATCGCCGCTGCCCCACCGATGGGTGGTCTCTCACGCCGGATCCCCGAGGGGCACCGCGCGGTCTCGATCGCGGCGCTCGTTCCGACGGGGATCGCCCGCGGCGATCGGGTGCGCCTGGACGCGGGCGACGACCGATTCGACGGGCGGATCGTGTCCGCGCGATCCGACGCCGCGCCGCGGTCGCCGATCGGTGGCGATCCGGCCGCGACCGACGGCGGCCAGCCCACCGCGGGCAGCGCGCCAGCCGCACCGACGGCGCCAACGACCGCGGGTGGCGAGGGCCGGGTAACCGTCGCGTTACCCCGGAGCCGGGCGACGAAACTCCTCTCGTACGATCGCGGTCGCGTCGTCGTTCGCTCGCGCGGCACTCGCCGCGAGTTCGAACTCCTCTCGCTGTTCCGCCGCTCGGGCAAGCGCATCGCGAAGGTGCCGATCGGCGCCGGCAGTCCGCTCGCGGCCACGACGATCGGCGAGGCAGCGATCCGCGACGCGCACGGCGTGGCAGTGCTTGCGGTGCGGAGTACGCGCGGCGACTCGAGCAAGAAGTCGTGGACCTTCTCACCCGACGGATCGACGCTCCTGTCTGCTGGCGACGAATGCTTCGTGGTCGGCTCCCGCGACGCCATCGAGCAGTTCCGGGGTGACGCCGCGTGA
- a CDS encoding HPP family protein — MFDARERLRRLRHRLRRIERREQSALRRWIEHTDNLVHASVLLFVPLTIAAVTALANAVPSLSFLLFPPLASGAYTLFADPAGRYSSPIRFVAGLTIGSVCGWIALVTLGDPGSANVNAWAAMVAVLLTGTATWALDVEEPSGYSAALLLLVQEAPPLVYVFSVALASSIVAVVYVTWHDTIYERRAEVLYATTGRDDDVLVPMLGDSDAIARLGARIASGHDRGRLVLLGFANGAAGGVEETESWEATSNADSDGPEAEGESGQQEAGGATSEQQKQWRATTEQDDAEKPTGRREGAGNTTEDSAEDSPPNRQAEDALVKRLESRAAELRDATGANCQVVVARGSNLAAVTRETARETGCDLILAPFHGPDEEGLVTSLFSSPLDVAAARVDRRSWTQVLVPIRSAGDLAHRKVDLARRIAGPAGRVTVAHCIDSESDRRRAESMCANVVEPYEGRFTTLVARADVEDFLGDHAPANDLIVLGASTDRSPVSRMLSRPTYERVHTVDTDLLVVHAGRP; from the coding sequence ATGTTCGACGCACGCGAACGACTGCGACGGCTGCGACACCGGCTTCGCCGGATCGAGCGCCGCGAGCAGTCGGCGCTGCGTCGGTGGATCGAGCACACCGACAATCTGGTCCACGCCTCGGTGTTGCTGTTCGTTCCGCTGACCATCGCCGCGGTGACGGCGCTGGCGAACGCGGTGCCTTCCCTATCCTTCCTCCTCTTTCCGCCGCTGGCATCCGGTGCCTACACGCTCTTTGCCGATCCGGCGGGCCGCTACTCGTCCCCGATCCGATTCGTCGCGGGCCTCACGATCGGGTCGGTCTGTGGCTGGATCGCCCTCGTGACCCTCGGGGATCCCGGGAGTGCGAACGTAAACGCGTGGGCCGCGATGGTCGCGGTGTTGCTGACCGGCACGGCGACGTGGGCGCTCGACGTCGAGGAACCGAGCGGGTACTCTGCAGCACTCCTCCTGCTCGTCCAGGAGGCGCCCCCGCTGGTGTACGTCTTCAGCGTGGCCCTCGCGAGTTCGATCGTCGCCGTCGTCTACGTCACCTGGCACGATACGATCTACGAGCGCCGTGCCGAGGTCCTCTACGCGACGACCGGGCGCGACGACGACGTGCTCGTACCGATGCTGGGGGACAGCGACGCGATCGCACGACTCGGTGCCCGTATCGCGAGCGGCCACGACCGGGGTCGACTCGTTCTCCTAGGCTTCGCGAACGGAGCGGCAGGCGGGGTCGAGGAGACCGAGTCGTGGGAAGCCACCTCGAACGCAGATTCCGACGGCCCGGAAGCGGAAGGTGAATCCGGGCAGCAGGAAGCGGGCGGAGCGACGAGCGAGCAGCAGAAACAATGGAGGGCTACGACGGAGCAGGATGACGCCGAGAAACCGACCGGACGACGGGAGGGCGCCGGAAATACGACCGAGGACTCCGCCGAGGACTCGCCCCCGAACCGACAGGCAGAGGACGCACTCGTTAAACGGCTCGAGTCGAGGGCAGCCGAACTCCGTGACGCGACGGGCGCGAACTGCCAGGTCGTCGTCGCACGTGGATCGAATCTCGCCGCCGTGACCCGCGAGACGGCCCGGGAGACCGGCTGTGACCTCATTCTCGCTCCGTTCCACGGTCCGGACGAGGAGGGACTCGTCACGTCCCTGTTCTCGAGTCCGCTCGACGTCGCCGCGGCCAGGGTCGATCGACGGAGCTGGACGCAGGTGCTGGTACCGATCCGGTCCGCCGGCGACCTCGCACACCGCAAGGTCGATCTCGCTCGGCGGATCGCCGGACCCGCCGGACGCGTGACCGTCGCCCACTGCATCGATTCCGAGAGCGATCGCCGCCGTGCAGAGTCGATGTGTGCGAACGTCGTCGAGCCCTACGAGGGTCGATTCACGACGCTCGTCGCGCGCGCCGACGTCGAGGACTTCCTCGGCGATCACGCGCCGGCGAACGACCTGATCGTACTCGGCGCGAGCACCGACCGGAGTCCCGTCTCGCGGATGCTGTCCAGGCCCACCTACGAACGCGTCCACACCGTCGACACCGACCTGCTGGTCGTCCACGCGGGCCGTCCGTGA
- a CDS encoding nucleoside phosphorylase, giving the protein MAKQPHLLVDDGDLTDIALVPGDPDRVERITEHCSDVEWVASNREYTIANATYEGRELTICSTGIGSPSAAIAAEELAAVGVETLLRVGTTGALQSGIEIGDMVVATGAAKDEGTTKRYEDATVPAVPTYEVLSTLVDVAEAEDEAVHVGPIATDDAFYAETEAYVEAWEAAGLLAVEMEAAALFTLARRHGMQAGAICTVDGNLVEDTQKGETDDEELPPKARDNVERAIHLALEAATEL; this is encoded by the coding sequence ATGGCCAAACAGCCCCACTTGCTGGTGGACGACGGCGACCTCACCGACATCGCGCTCGTTCCGGGCGATCCCGACCGCGTGGAGCGAATCACCGAGCACTGCTCGGATGTCGAGTGGGTCGCCTCGAACCGGGAGTACACGATCGCGAACGCGACCTACGAGGGCCGGGAGTTGACGATCTGTTCGACCGGGATCGGCAGTCCGTCGGCGGCGATCGCGGCGGAGGAACTGGCGGCGGTCGGCGTGGAGACGCTGCTCCGCGTGGGGACGACCGGCGCGCTCCAGTCCGGGATCGAGATCGGCGACATGGTCGTCGCGACCGGCGCGGCGAAGGACGAGGGCACGACGAAGCGCTACGAGGACGCGACCGTGCCGGCGGTCCCGACCTACGAGGTGCTCTCGACGCTGGTCGACGTCGCGGAGGCCGAAGACGAGGCCGTCCACGTCGGCCCGATCGCCACGGACGACGCATTCTACGCCGAGACGGAGGCCTACGTCGAGGCCTGGGAAGCGGCGGGGCTCCTCGCGGTCGAGATGGAGGCCGCGGCGCTGTTCACGCTCGCTCGACGGCACGGCATGCAGGCTGGCGCCATCTGCACCGTCGACGGGAATCTCGTCGAGGACACCCAGAAGGGCGAGACCGACGACGAGGAACTCCCACCCAAAGCTCGTGACAACGTCGAGCGGGCGATCCATCTCGCGCTGGAGGCGGCGACGGAGCTATAA
- a CDS encoding carbohydrate kinase family protein → MARVLVAGHVNLDVTLLVDRLPAADEEAAIQERVRSGGGSAANVATGLARLGVDARLLGSVGDDEPGRRVRERLGEHGVDVDPVVEAPGETSTKYLLVADEDVAMLGNDGVNEAVAPADLAPGTVADVEHVHLTGQRADTAERLARLAVDAGCSVSLDPGRRAGDRALDGVADRADVVFGTDREIAALYGDDPTAAAGSERLVVATSGAGGARCFLGDETRAHPGFDVDVADTSGAGDAFVAGFLSIWLAADDLDEALAFGNACGAIASQRVGARTALDPDAVASFRDGSP, encoded by the coding sequence ATGGCGCGCGTCCTCGTGGCGGGGCACGTCAACCTGGACGTCACGCTCCTCGTCGATCGACTCCCGGCCGCCGACGAGGAGGCGGCAATCCAGGAGCGGGTGCGAAGCGGCGGTGGCAGCGCGGCCAACGTCGCGACCGGGCTGGCGCGGCTCGGCGTCGACGCACGACTGCTCGGGAGCGTCGGCGACGACGAACCAGGTCGACGCGTTCGCGAACGCCTCGGCGAGCACGGCGTCGACGTCGATCCCGTCGTCGAAGCGCCGGGTGAGACCAGCACGAAGTACCTGCTCGTCGCGGACGAGGACGTCGCGATGCTCGGCAACGATGGCGTCAACGAGGCGGTCGCCCCCGCCGATCTGGCTCCCGGTACCGTCGCCGACGTCGAACACGTCCACCTGACGGGCCAGCGTGCCGACACGGCCGAGCGACTCGCACGGCTCGCCGTCGACGCCGGCTGCTCCGTGAGCCTCGATCCCGGTCGCCGAGCGGGGGATCGCGCGCTGGACGGCGTGGCCGATCGCGCCGACGTCGTGTTCGGCACCGACCGAGAGATCGCGGCGCTCTACGGAGACGATCCGACGGCGGCCGCGGGAAGCGAGCGGCTCGTCGTCGCCACGAGCGGGGCCGGTGGGGCCCGGTGTTTCCTGGGCGACGAGACCAGGGCCCACCCCGGGTTCGACGTCGACGTGGCGGACACCAGCGGCGCTGGGGACGCGTTCGTCGCCGGGTTCCTCTCGATCTGGTTGGCGGCGGACGACCTCGACGAAGCGCTCGCGTTCGGGAACGCGTGTGGTGCGATCGCGAGTCAGCGCGTCGGCGCGCGAACGGCCCTCGATCCCGACGCGGTCGCCTCCTTTCGCGACGGGTCCCCGTGA
- a CDS encoding DUF63 family protein, producing MNPSVTVGAAGSGSLWGPILQAGGLLPEGFGLPPLPYVGALLLGLITVGALLWALSPPVTNATVVAFAPWMMTGGVLHALDQVREFPDYVEPLFGTPAVYATVALAAGTVWVITTLYSAMTAGTPDRHLGAIGTGTAVTFAIFGLIEAFNAGTLDTLPAAITIAVTGVVAAITWAIIGVRFTDSAALASWSGVVVVVAHALDGVSTAVGYDMLDVSERSPVSEAVLEAGAALPTAEFVGAGWLFVLVKLIVATGIVVLMREWIRDAPQEARLVLLLVAAVGLGPGTNNLMLFAVGG from the coding sequence ATGAACCCGTCTGTCACGGTTGGAGCAGCCGGGTCCGGGTCGCTCTGGGGACCGATCCTGCAGGCAGGGGGCCTGCTGCCGGAGGGGTTCGGACTGCCACCGCTGCCGTACGTCGGTGCCCTGCTTCTCGGGCTGATCACGGTCGGAGCGTTGCTCTGGGCGCTCTCGCCACCGGTGACGAACGCGACCGTCGTCGCGTTCGCCCCCTGGATGATGACCGGCGGCGTGCTCCACGCGCTCGACCAGGTCCGCGAGTTCCCCGACTACGTCGAACCGCTCTTTGGCACGCCAGCGGTGTACGCGACCGTTGCACTCGCCGCAGGCACCGTCTGGGTGATCACGACGCTGTACTCCGCCATGACGGCGGGTACTCCCGACCGTCACCTGGGCGCGATCGGAACCGGTACGGCGGTGACGTTCGCGATCTTCGGGCTCATCGAGGCGTTCAACGCTGGCACGCTCGACACGCTCCCGGCCGCGATCACGATCGCGGTCACCGGCGTTGTCGCCGCGATCACCTGGGCAATCATCGGCGTCCGCTTCACCGACTCCGCGGCGCTGGCGTCCTGGTCCGGCGTCGTGGTCGTCGTCGCCCACGCGCTCGACGGCGTCTCGACTGCGGTGGGCTACGACATGCTCGACGTGTCCGAGCGTTCCCCGGTCTCCGAGGCGGTCCTCGAGGCCGGCGCGGCACTGCCGACCGCTGAGTTCGTCGGCGCTGGCTGGCTGTTCGTCCTCGTCAAACTGATCGTCGCGACCGGCATCGTGGTGCTCATGCGCGAGTGGATCCGCGATGCGCCACAGGAGGCCCGCCTCGTGTTGCTCCTCGTCGCTGCGGTCGGACTCGGTCCGGGCACGAACAACCTGATGCTGTTCGCGGTCGGAGGCTGA
- a CDS encoding HIT domain-containing protein — translation MEQVFAPWRIEWIEREDRNEAIEECVFCELPAMDDDREHLIVARSEHAFVMLNNYPYSPGHAMVIPNPHGGDLRDLPDEVLLDHAKLKARTIDALEAAFDPAGFNAGLNLGGDAAGGSIDDHLHTHVVPRWSGDTNFMPVISDTKVIVESLEDTYDRLHAAFAAQEGASEATGAAKEGEDTDADQDRSAAVRIEFD, via the coding sequence ATGGAGCAGGTGTTCGCGCCCTGGCGCATCGAGTGGATCGAGCGCGAGGACCGAAACGAGGCGATCGAGGAGTGCGTCTTCTGTGAACTGCCCGCGATGGACGACGACCGCGAGCATCTGATCGTCGCCCGGAGCGAGCACGCGTTCGTGATGCTGAACAACTATCCCTACAGTCCGGGCCACGCGATGGTGATCCCGAATCCCCACGGCGGCGACCTCCGTGACCTCCCGGACGAGGTGCTTCTCGACCACGCGAAACTGAAAGCCAGGACGATCGACGCGCTCGAGGCGGCGTTCGATCCCGCCGGATTCAACGCTGGCCTCAACCTCGGCGGTGACGCCGCTGGCGGCTCCATCGACGACCACCTCCACACTCACGTCGTCCCACGCTGGAGTGGCGATACGAACTTCATGCCCGTGATCTCTGACACGAAGGTGATCGTCGAATCCCTGGAGGACACGTACGATCGCCTCCACGCGGCGTTCGCCGCACAGGAAGGCGCCTCGGAGGCAACGGGCGCGGCAAAGGAGGGAGAGGACACGGACGCTGACCAGGACCGATCGGCTGCGGTCCGGATCGAATTCGATTAG
- a CDS encoding sensor histidine kinase KdpD translates to MAEFTPYSGSPLDIAVVYGIVSGAWILVSDRLVAALIDDPELTTTIQTAKGWLFVLGSALLLFGLIRHGQRSTERTNERLDRALQQTTILHRVLRHNLRNSCNVIAGNTELLAARADGGEVEDVQSREYIEPIREQTDELVTLTEKTRLLRDIVLEDELTERVDLDALLEERIDEERNRYPSATFELQSSAAVTVETDPRLHRAVDELLENAVVHCDHDEPTIQVAVEELPDGTARFDVADDGPGLPEVERALLEEGMESPMFHSEGLGLWITRSIVDNVDGDVTIVDNEPRGTIVRITLPQSGGRL, encoded by the coding sequence GTGGCCGAGTTCACGCCCTACAGCGGCTCACCGCTCGACATCGCCGTCGTCTACGGGATCGTCAGCGGCGCGTGGATCCTCGTTTCGGATCGACTGGTCGCTGCGTTGATCGACGATCCCGAACTGACGACGACGATACAGACCGCCAAAGGGTGGCTGTTCGTCCTCGGCTCCGCGCTCCTGCTGTTCGGGCTCATCCGCCACGGCCAGCGGTCCACGGAGCGGACGAACGAGCGGCTCGACCGCGCGCTCCAGCAGACGACGATCCTCCACCGAGTCCTCCGACACAATCTCCGAAACAGCTGCAACGTGATCGCCGGGAACACCGAACTGCTCGCCGCCCGCGCCGACGGTGGCGAGGTCGAGGACGTCCAGTCACGGGAGTACATCGAGCCGATTCGCGAACAGACCGACGAACTGGTGACGTTAACCGAAAAGACGCGTCTCCTCCGCGACATCGTTCTCGAGGACGAACTCACGGAGCGGGTCGATCTCGACGCACTGCTCGAGGAGCGGATCGACGAGGAACGCAATCGCTACCCGTCGGCGACGTTCGAGCTCCAGAGTTCGGCGGCGGTCACGGTGGAGACGGATCCCCGGCTCCATCGGGCCGTCGACGAACTCCTCGAGAACGCGGTCGTTCACTGCGACCACGACGAGCCAACGATCCAGGTCGCCGTCGAGGAACTGCCGGACGGCACCGCCCGGTTCGACGTGGCGGACGACGGCCCCGGGTTGCCCGAAGTCGAGCGTGCACTGCTCGAAGAGGGGATGGAGAGTCCCATGTTTCACTCCGAGGGACTGGGCCTCTGGATCACCAGATCGATCGTCGACAACGTCGACGGGGACGTCACGATCGTCGACAACGAGCCCCGCGGAACGATCGTCCGGATCACGCTCCCACAGTCCGGTGGCAGACTGTGA
- a CDS encoding cation diffusion facilitator family transporter — MSSRQALRRAGAVVLAVNVALVLAKAGAWYLSGSLAVGSEAINSLSDSAYSLVILAGLYLTTQPPDLEHPHGHERIEPFVSLFVAGAMILAGAGILYGATTAVIAGGADPPVGTSAIAVLVLAVVAKLWLYRYCRRVAERERSPAVAATAVDNRNDVLAAGAALFGVAGAQVGYPVLDPVAAGVVALFIAYSGVDIVRDNLNYLLGAAPPDHLREEIVERALSHPDVEGVHDVIAHYVGPEIDVSLHIEVEGDRTLAEAHDIESAVVQSIRDIDDVDDVFVHVDPKELGEWKAKIDDVETDPSN, encoded by the coding sequence GTGTCGAGTCGTCAGGCGCTCCGTCGCGCGGGTGCAGTGGTGCTCGCGGTCAACGTCGCCCTGGTGCTGGCGAAAGCCGGGGCCTGGTACCTCTCGGGCTCGCTCGCGGTCGGTTCCGAGGCGATCAACAGTCTCTCCGACAGCGCCTACAGCCTCGTGATCCTCGCGGGACTCTACCTGACGACGCAGCCGCCGGATCTGGAACACCCGCATGGCCACGAGCGCATCGAGCCGTTCGTCTCGCTGTTCGTCGCCGGAGCGATGATCCTGGCGGGCGCAGGGATCCTCTACGGCGCCACGACGGCCGTGATCGCCGGGGGCGCCGATCCACCAGTGGGCACCAGTGCCATCGCGGTGCTCGTCCTCGCGGTCGTTGCGAAACTCTGGCTCTACCGCTACTGCCGACGCGTCGCCGAACGCGAACGCTCCCCGGCCGTCGCTGCGACGGCGGTCGACAATCGCAACGACGTCCTCGCCGCCGGCGCCGCGCTCTTCGGCGTCGCCGGCGCGCAGGTCGGCTATCCGGTCCTCGACCCGGTCGCTGCCGGGGTCGTCGCGCTCTTCATCGCCTACTCCGGCGTCGACATCGTCCGCGACAACCTCAACTACCTGCTCGGTGCCGCGCCCCCCGACCATCTCCGCGAGGAAATCGTCGAGCGCGCGCTCTCTCATCCGGACGTCGAGGGCGTGCACGACGTGATCGCCCACTACGTCGGCCCAGAGATCGACGTCTCGCTGCACATCGAGGTCGAGGGCGACCGTACGCTCGCGGAGGCCCACGACATCGAGTCGGCTGTGGTCCAGTCGATCCGGGACATCGACGACGTCGACGACGTGTTCGTCCACGTCGATCCGAAGGAACTGGGCGAGTGGAAAGCGAAGATCGACGACGTGGAGACGGACCCGAGCAACTGA
- a CDS encoding fumarylacetoacetate hydrolase family protein produces MRIARLLTPEGPVTGEYDDGVVQTEDGFYEVGRDGRLLPPCEPSALYCVGRNYATTLDQMDYERPEEPDFFIKPATSLLAHGQPIPYPSFTDELTYAGELAAVIDERCRNVAEDEVADVVRGYTILNDVDALDQQGRTARKAFDGSAPLGPWIETDLDPSAIDVHTDVDGERRQEANTELMLFDVETVVSYLSERFTFRPGDVVAFGSPENPGLVEPGDDVEITYGGIGTLRNVVVAD; encoded by the coding sequence ATGCGCATCGCACGACTGCTGACGCCGGAGGGCCCCGTCACCGGTGAGTACGACGACGGCGTCGTCCAGACCGAGGACGGTTTCTACGAGGTCGGTCGCGACGGGCGCCTCCTGCCGCCCTGCGAGCCGAGCGCGCTGTACTGCGTCGGGCGCAACTACGCGACGACGCTCGACCAGATGGATTACGAGCGCCCCGAGGAGCCGGACTTCTTTATCAAACCGGCGACCTCGTTGCTCGCTCACGGACAGCCGATCCCCTACCCGTCCTTCACCGACGAACTCACCTACGCCGGCGAACTCGCGGCAGTGATCGACGAGCGATGCCGGAACGTCGCCGAGGACGAGGTCGCGGACGTGGTACGGGGGTACACGATCCTGAACGACGTCGACGCCCTCGACCAGCAGGGACGGACGGCCAGGAAAGCGTTCGACGGGTCCGCGCCGCTCGGTCCCTGGATCGAGACGGACCTCGATCCGTCGGCGATCGACGTGCACACCGACGTCGACGGCGAGCGTCGCCAGGAGGCGAACACTGAACTGATGCTCTTCGACGTCGAGACGGTCGTCTCCTACCTCTCCGAGCGGTTCACCTTCCGCCCGGGTGACGTGGTGGCGTTCGGCAGTCCCGAGAATCCCGGGCTGGTCGAACCCGGTGACGACGTCGAAATCACGTACGGCGGGATCGGGACGCTCCGGAACGTCGTCGTCGCAGACTGA
- the purB gene encoding adenylosuccinate lyase, giving the protein MPDPLYAVSPLDGRYAGRTEPLREYASEAALMRSRTEVEVEYLLTLADLDATPLSIDDGDRSELRSLYEEFDAEDADLIKRIETEGARGYAATNHDVKAIEYFVREGLPEGLDAANWIHFGLTSEDVNNLAHRLLVRDALADVIEPAIRDVRNELADLAREHRDVPMLARTHGQPATPTTFGKEMAVYAGRLADLHADVRVARQSLAGKLGGASGTYAAHVAAYPDVDWRSFAREFVEGLGLEFTPLTTQVNPCDDLARAFHALVRTNNVLLDLELDAWLYVSDRYLGQEAAEGETGSSTMPHKVNPIDFENAEGNLSKANSDLEFLATYVTTSRLQRDLSDSTVKRNIGAAFAHCLIGYSKTLDGLGKVVPNEQVMREELEDTPEIIGEAVQTILRREGHGDAYERVKALTRGKSVTIEDFHDLFADLDVPEDVREELRALTPAGYTGVADDLVEELEPEGDE; this is encoded by the coding sequence ATGCCCGATCCGCTCTACGCCGTCTCGCCGCTCGACGGCCGGTACGCCGGCCGCACCGAGCCACTCCGCGAGTACGCTAGCGAAGCCGCGCTCATGCGATCTCGGACCGAGGTCGAGGTCGAGTACCTGCTCACGCTCGCCGACCTCGACGCGACGCCCCTGTCGATCGACGACGGCGACCGGAGCGAACTCCGGTCGCTCTACGAGGAGTTCGACGCCGAGGACGCGGACCTGATCAAGCGCATCGAGACCGAGGGCGCTCGCGGCTACGCCGCGACCAACCACGACGTGAAAGCGATCGAGTACTTCGTGCGCGAGGGGCTGCCCGAGGGCCTCGACGCGGCGAACTGGATCCACTTCGGGCTCACGAGCGAGGACGTCAACAACCTCGCGCACCGGCTGCTCGTCCGCGACGCGCTCGCCGACGTGATCGAACCGGCGATCCGCGACGTGCGGAACGAGCTCGCCGATCTCGCTCGCGAGCACCGCGACGTGCCGATGCTCGCCCGGACCCACGGCCAGCCCGCGACGCCGACGACGTTCGGCAAGGAGATGGCCGTCTACGCCGGCCGGCTCGCGGACCTCCACGCCGACGTGCGGGTGGCCCGCCAGTCCCTGGCTGGCAAACTCGGCGGCGCCTCCGGCACCTACGCCGCCCACGTCGCCGCCTACCCAGACGTCGACTGGCGATCGTTCGCCCGCGAGTTCGTCGAGGGCCTCGGTCTCGAATTCACGCCGCTCACGACGCAGGTCAACCCCTGCGACGACCTCGCCCGAGCGTTCCACGCTCTCGTCCGGACGAACAACGTCCTGCTCGACCTCGAACTCGACGCGTGGCTCTACGTCTCCGATCGCTACCTCGGTCAGGAGGCCGCGGAGGGCGAGACCGGCTCCTCGACGATGCCCCACAAGGTGAACCCGATCGACTTCGAGAACGCCGAGGGGAACCTCTCGAAGGCGAACTCGGATCTGGAGTTCCTCGCGACCTACGTCACGACCTCCCGACTGCAGCGGGACCTCTCCGATTCGACGGTGAAGCGCAACATTGGCGCCGCGTTCGCCCACTGCCTGATCGGCTACTCGAAGACGCTCGACGGACTCGGCAAGGTCGTGCCCAACGAGCAGGTCATGCGCGAGGAACTCGAGGACACCCCCGAGATAATCGGCGAGGCGGTCCAGACGATCCTCCGACGGGAGGGCCACGGCGACGCCTACGAGCGGGTGAAAGCGCTCACTCGCGGCAAGTCGGTGACCATCGAGGACTTCCACGACCTCTTCGCCGACCTGGACGTGCCCGAGGACGTCCGCGAGGAACTCCGTGCGCTGACGCCGGCCGGTTACACCGGCGTCGCTGACGACCTGGTCGAGGAACTCGAACCCGAAGGCGACGAGTAG